The bacterium genome segment TCGGCGGCTTCTATTATGTAATATATCTTCTGTTATAACTCACGAAAAGAACAGTCATAAATTTATTACTCTTACGTTTCGTGAAAATGTTACAAATGAGGAATGTATGGATGCTTTCAAAAAGTTCATTAAACGCCTTAACTGGGAATTTTATAAAACTAAAAAGCAGATAATAAAATATGTCTGGATAAAAGAGTTTCAACAGCCTCCATATTCACGCCTTCATTTACACGTGATCCTCTTTGATGTGCCTTTTTTGAGTAATGAAAAATGGTCGGAGATCTGGCACGGAGATTTAACAGGTGTCGAAGGTTGGATAGATGCGGAACGTCTGAAAATAAATGATAATATTCGACAGGGTAATAGTCAATTTAAGTTTGTTAATTACCTCTCAAAATACCTCAAAAAATACCTTTCCGGTGAACAATTCGATAGAAAAACAATCGTTGAATGTGCAAATGATAGGGCGTTTTCTTGTTCTCAAAATATCGTTAGACCTGAGTCAATTGTCTGTGAGGATGAATTCAATGATAGTATTATAGACCATTATAATTTATGTGCCTCTTGGGAATTAACCTCTGGTATGCAAAATGATGTGCCTGGTCGAATTTTTGGTTATTATCATATAATGGAACGGAGGTGTTAACATTGTTAACGTGTTAACATTAGTGTTTGCAAGGGTCTAAATGTTAACATTGTATACACGTATACATTAGTATTTACAAGGGTTTAAATGTATACAAAAAGCGGCGTTTACTGGCGGCTTCAATTGACGTCTTTTTGCCCTCTGTTGTGGTTAAGTTGTGGGTAAGTCCAAAATCGGAGGACGGGCTGTTTCCGCAGATTTGGACTTATCCATAGCTTATCCACATCCAAGAGGGCCTTACGGGCGTCACCTACGGCCGCCCATACCTAGCCGCCTGTGTTTATTATTGTGTGCTGATGAAAAAGGTTTTCTTTTCGGTGCTTTCCTGATTGTATTAATCTTTTTTCGGGCAGAAAAAAGTTTGAGTTTAAAATTCCCTTCTCCGAAATCGGAGAAGGATGAACCAGTTGATAAGTCAGTTTTGAGTTTTTTATTCCCTGAAGTAAAAACTTCAGGATTGAGGAGTGATTAAGATGTCAGATGTCGAGTTATTCGATAAGTGGCAGGAAATAATGAAAAGATTGGATTATTATAAGAATATAAGAGATTATACTTCTGCCTTAATTGAGGAAATTCAAAAAGAGGAGGTTTCTTTATTTAGTCAATTAATGGCTCTGGGATTGGTTTCTTAAAAAATAGTTGACCGATGGGTAACTATGTGTTATAATGTCAAAAATGGAGGGGTTAAATTGATTATAGAATATGATGAAAATGGTAATATAATAAGTAAAGAACCTTTTAATATACCTTTCCGTAGTAGTAAAGATTTTTTACTTCAAATAGATGCTTTTAGAAAAGCAAAAAAATATAGTTTTGAGTTTTTAGGTAAGATATTAGGTCTTAAAAAGAGTTCTGTTAGTCGTATATTTGCAGGCGAAAGAGGTTTGACTCTTGAAAATTTGGTGATGCTTCTTCGTATTTTTGGTTATAGATTATCTATTCAGGAGATTATGGATGGTTATCCAGAAGGATATGAGCCTGATATAGAGGATGACAGGGAATTATGCAGTTATGAACTTATTCATCAATATATAGGTGAT includes the following:
- a CDS encoding helix-turn-helix transcriptional regulator; protein product: MIIEYDENGNIISKEPFNIPFRSSKDFLLQIDAFRKAKKYSFEFLGKILGLKKSSVSRIFAGERGLTLENLVMLLRIFGYRLSIQEIMDGYPEGYEPDIEDDRELCSYELIHQYIGDYKAGCFKGTYEEYLKAISD